AGGATTCTCTAAGTTGGATATTGATGCAGAGGGTTTGAAGAAGAAGTTTGGTGTATTAGGTGAACCGTTGGTTCTCGGTGTCATCGTTGGTGCCCTGATCGGTTGGGCTGCACAGCTTGATATTAAGAAGGTATTGTTCTTAGGTGTTACCATGGGAGCGGTGATGGAACTGATTCCACGTATCACCTCTTTGTTTATTGAAGGTTTGAAGCCTATCTCAGAAAAGACTCAGGAATTGGTGAAGTCTAAGTTCAATGGTAAGAAGGTACATATCGGTATGAGTCCTGCTCTTGTTATCGGTCATCCTACAACATTGGTCGTATCTGTCATCTTGATTCCTGCTATCTTGGCTATCGCAGTATTCTTGCCTGGCAACCAGTTCTTGCCATTGGCATCTTTGGCAGGTATGTTCTACCTCTTCCCAATGATATTGCCTTTTACCAAAGGTAATGTAGTAAAGACCCTTATTATCGGTCTCTTTGCTCTGGTAATCGGTCTTTATTTTGTAACCGATATGGCTCCAGACTTTACTTTGGCTGCCAATCAGGTATATGCAGCTACAGGTGATAATGCTGCTCACATTCCTGCTGGTTTCTCTGGTGGTGCTCTCGACTTTGCCTCATCTCTCTTCGGATGGATTATCTATAGAGGTGTGAAACTTTCATACATCGGTATGGGTGTACTCACAGTCATCACTGTAGCTTTGATGATTATCAACCGTCAGCGCATCGTGAAAGAAGAGAAGAAGGCTGCTGAGGATTTGCAGAAATAAACAGAAAGATAGAAATAATTCTGAAAAATAAAAAATAATATAAAGATTTTAGTAATGAAGAAGGTATTATTATCATTTGCAATGTTGCTCGTTGCTGGTGCTGGTTTTGCACAGTGCTGCAAGAGTGCTTATGAAGTGAAGGCAGAAAATGCTTACACTAATTACAATGTTCGTTATGCAAGCAACCCAATGGATGCAAAGCATTACACAACAGACCGTCTTCGTGGTGAATATGCCATTGAGAAGGTTTTTGCTCCAGGTGAGGTAAACTGGACTTACACAATGTTTGACCGTTTCCTGATTGGTGGCGCACAGCCAACAACAGCTCCTTTGAAGTTGACTTCTATCGCTCCTCT
This is a stretch of genomic DNA from Segatella hominis. It encodes these proteins:
- a CDS encoding PTS galactitol transporter subunit IIC; protein product: MEKVFSYIISLGASVMMPIIFTVIGLCIGMKFGKALKSGLFVGVGFVGLGVVTALLTTNFNDPLKAISDLYHLQLNVFDMGWPAAAAVAYNTAVGALIIPICLGVNFLMLITKTTRTVNIDLWNYWHFAFIGAVAYFVMGQSLLWGYFAAIVCYIITLICADLTAEKFQKYYDLDGISIPQPFCQSFMPLAIGFNKLLDMIPGFSKLDIDAEGLKKKFGVLGEPLVLGVIVGALIGWAAQLDIKKVLFLGVTMGAVMELIPRITSLFIEGLKPISEKTQELVKSKFNGKKVHIGMSPALVIGHPTTLVVSVILIPAILAIAVFLPGNQFLPLASLAGMFYLFPMILPFTKGNVVKTLIIGLFALVIGLYFVTDMAPDFTLAANQVYAATGDNAAHIPAGFSGGALDFASSLFGWIIYRGVKLSYIGMGVLTVITVALMIINRQRIVKEEKKAAEDLQK